One Diospyros lotus cultivar Yz01 chromosome 1, ASM1463336v1, whole genome shotgun sequence genomic window carries:
- the LOC127786586 gene encoding aldehyde oxidase GLOX translates to MLITTTSTCFLLKLLLSIFLPSPATSQTCFDGSGHQDQWLLLHPTVGISAMHMQLLHDNKVLIFDRTDFGRSRLSLPTGSPCRNDPADTVLQYDCTAHSALYDIASNTFRPLMILTDTWCSSGSLLPDGTLLQTGGYNDGDHVVRTFSPCSGDQCDWVEYPGYLLERRWYATNQILPDGSVIILGGRRQFSYEFYPRKPRTFFLNFLQETRDSDENNLYPFLHLLPDGNLFVFANTRAISLDYKRNRVVREFARIPDGFPRNYPSSGSSVLLPIDENGPIKVEIMICGGAPAGAFSEAVVGRFVRASSTCGRLKVTDENPIWVMEEMPMARVMSDMVLLPTGDVLIINGAGTGTAGWEKGRDPVTRPVIYRPGREENSRFSVMCPSPKARLYHSTAVLLPDGRVLIGGSNPHVFYNFTGVEYPTDLSLEAYLPPYLSADYQPLRSVVVMNGDGALGYKQPFSFSLSSSKFVNLGDLSVRIVAPSFTTHSFGMNQRMVVLQIRFVIAGIGSYTVSVAGPSTPEIAPPGYYMMFVVNQGIPGTAVWVKLQ, encoded by the coding sequence ATGTTGATCACCACCACCTCCACCTGCTTTCTACTCAAGCTCCTCTTATCCATCTTCCTCCCTTCTCCGGCCACCTCCCAGACCTGCTTCGACGGGTCCGGCCACCAAGACCAATGGCTTCTCCTCCACCCCACTGTCGGCATCTCCGCCATGCACATGCAACTCCTACATGACAACAAGGTCCTCATCTTCGACCGAACCGACTTCGGCCGCTCCCGCCTCTCCCTCCCCACCGGCTCTCCCTGCCGCAACGATCCCGCCGACACGGTCCTCCAATACGACTGCACGGCCCACTCGGCTCTATACGATATCGCTTCAAACACTTTCCGGCCACTCATGATCCTCACCGATACTTGGTGCTCCTCCGGCTCCCTCCTCCCAGACGGAACGCTGCTCCAAACCGGCGGCTACAATGATGGCGACCACGTCGTCAGGACGTTTTCCCCATGCTCCGGCGACCAATGTGATTGGGTTGAATATCCCGGCTATCTGCTGGAGCGGCGATGGTACGCAACAAACCAAATACTTCCAGATGGCAGCGTTATAATTCTTGGCGGAAGAAGACAGTTTAGCTATGAATTCTACCCCAGAAAGCCACGAACtttcttccttaatttcctccaagAAACGAGAGATTCCGATGAAAACAACTTGTACCCGTTTCTGCATCTGTTGCCGGATGGAAACTTGTTTGTTTTCGCCAATACAAGAGCTATATCTCTGGATTACAAGCGAAATCGCGTGGTCAGAGAGTTTGCTAGAATCCCCGATGGGTTTCCTCGGAACTACCCCAGCTCCGGCTCGTCAGTGCTGCTTCCTATCGACGAAAACGGACCCATAAAAGTTGAGATCATGATATGCGGCGGCGCGCCGGCAGGGGCGTTCTCAGAGGCGGTGGTGGGGAGGTTCGTGCGTGCGAGCAGCACGTGTGGGCGATTGAAGGTGACCGACGAGAATCCCATCTGGGTGATGGAAGAAATGCCCATGGCACGAGTGATGAGCGACATGGTGCTTCTTCCCACGGGTGACGTCCTCATAATTAACGGCGCCGGCACCGGGACAGCCGGGTGGGAGAAGGGGCGGGACCCGGTTACCCGACCAGTGATTTATCGTCCTGGTCGGGAGGAGAACAGCCGGTTTTCGGTCATGTGCCCGTCGCCGAAAGCAAGATTGTACCATTCCACGGCGGTGCTGTTGCCGGACGGCCGCGTTCTCATCGGAGGAAGCAACCCTCACGTTTTCTACAACTTCACCGGAGTGGAATACCCGACGGACCTCAGCTTGGAGGCGTACTTGCCGCCGTACTTGTCTGCCGACTATCAGCCGCTGCGGTCCGTCGTCGTCATGAACGGCGACGGTGCGTTGGGATACAAGCAGCCATTCTCGTTTTCTTTGAGTTCAAGCAAGTTTGTGAATCTGGGCGATCTGTCGGTGAGAATTGTGGCGCCGTCGTTTACGACGCATTCGTTTGGGATGAACCAGAGGATGGTGGTGCTCCAGATTAGATTCGTGATCGCGGGAATTGGTAGTTACACCGTGAGTGTGGCCGGACCCTCCACGCCGGAGATTGCGCCGCCGGGGTATTATATGATGTTCGTGGTTAACCAAGGCATACCAGGCACTGCCGTCTGGGTCAAGCTCCAGTAA
- the LOC127801893 gene encoding serine/threonine-protein kinase EDR1: MKHIFKKLHIGSNHDPNRSNEAASTVSPTCASDHRAASARSPSSPSTSSPSTPSIPAPAPTTPASSAVNRQDYYTSEEEYQVQLALALSVSGPDSRDDSENSLLSLGRRVGKWVRERDEAAADLLSRQYWDYGVLDYGEKVLDGFYVVYGLSTDPAIQGKMPSLAALETNPGTSGFEVVIVNQTIDPSLEELLQIAHCISLDCAGKVSVLAQRLAEFVTEHMGGPVKDASIMLERWTERSTELRTSLHPSVLPIGSLKIGLSRHRALLFKVLADNVGLPCRLVKGSHYTGVEDDAVNIIKMENESEFLVDLMGAPGTLIPADILSTKDTSFNSSHPKLSKFPSLQTAYDSEVFYPIPRPLLGDFEGSSRSSVVENSLPLGRKSSSGKTESFPSLSSASSDSGVGSSGTNKLTPAKQLDHFPSSATGTSLYKGGRGLSAAADGSRMNINIVPYTQGSTDDSKNLFADLNPFQIKGSGKTSVQNNPAWRKVDQFQKPNNGVISGRPPVPLVWKNRHACNEVPIKKENDLVERPRNNQEAKDYSTSASASSSCTASERIHPDVQKLPENSYHNKRDNCERTSSVSGNSSRESIDSQFGVLTLEDSPRVTHHEEEYLREEQVQRNKGLDMQKEHGKDVVGMHDRRKCTHDRFLGTNLKLEYPESPMSPVESCAVQVDLGMDDVGECEIPWEDLVIGERIGLGSYGEVYHADWNGTEVAVKKFLDQDFSGDALDEFRREVRIMRRLRHPNVVRFMGAVTRPPNLSIVTEFLPRGSLYRIIHRPNSQIDEKRRIKMALDVAKGMNCLHTSIPTIVHRDLKSPNLLVDKNWNVKVCDFGLSRLKHNTFLSSKSTAGTPEWMAPEVLRNEPSNEKCDVYSFGVILWELATLRLPWKGMNPMQVVGAVGFQNRRLDIPKDVDPIVARIIWECWQTDPNLRPSFAQLTVALKPLQHLAAVPSNFEQQQSSPLSQEISVNATTP; the protein is encoded by the exons ATGAAGCACATTTTCAAGAAGCTTCACATAGGGAGCAATCACGACCCCAATCGGTCGAACGAGGCCGCTTCGACCGTGTCCCCGACATGCGCCTCCGATCACCGCGCGGCTTCCGCTCGCTCGCCGTCGAGTCCGTCGACTTCTTCGCCTTCTACTCCCTCCATCCCGGCGCCAGCACCAACCACTCCGGCCTCATCAGCGGTCAACCGGCAGGACTATTACACCTCGGAGGAGGAGTACCAGGTTCAGCTAGCCCTAGCTCTCAGCGTCTCCGGGCCGGACTCGCGGGACGATTCGGAGAATTCGCTGCTCAGCTTGGGGCGGCGGGTGGGAAAATGGGTTCGGGAGAGGGATGAAGCCGCTGCCGATTTGTTGTCGCGCCAGTACTGG GATTATGGTGTTCTTGACTATGGAGAAAAAGTACTAGATGGTTTCTATGTTGTATATGGGCTCTCCACAGATCCAGCAATCCAAGGAAAAATGCCATCTCTTGCAGCTCTTGAAACAAACCCTGGAACTTCTGGATTTGAAGTTGTTATAGTTAATCAAACAATTGACCCCTCCCTGGAAGAGTTGTTGCAGATAGCACACTGTATTTCCCTAGACTGTGCTGGCAAGGTAAGTGTTTTGGCGCAGAGGCTTGCAGAATTTGTTACAGAACACATGGGTGGGCCTGTAAAAGATGCTAGTATCATGTTGGAAAGGTGGACAGAAAGAAGCACCGAGTTGAGAACATCACTTCACCCTAGTGTGTTGCCTATTGGGTCCTTAAAGATTGGGTTGTCACGTCATCGTGCTTTACTTTTCAAG GTGTTAGCTGACAATGTTGGATTACCTTGTAGACTGGTTAAAGGCAGCCATTACACAGGTGTCGAGGATGATGCTGTTAACATTATAAAGATGGAAAATGAAAG TGAGTTTTTGGTTGATCTCATGGGAGCCCCTGGGACACTCATACCAGCTGATATACTGAGCACGAAGGATACGTCTTTTAATTCATCCCATCCAAAATTAAGCAAATTTCCAAGTCTTCAGACAGCTTATGACTCTGAAGTCTTTTATCCAATACCAAGGCCACTACTTGGTGACTTTGAAGGCAGTAGTCGAAGTTCTGTGGTTGAGAACAGTTTGCCATTGGGTAGAAAGTCGAGTTCTGGAAAGACTGAATCCTTCCCTTCACTCTcgagtgcaagcagtgactctGGGGTTGGTTCTTCTGGAACTAATAAATTGACTCCTGCTAAACAGTTAGATCATTTTCCCTCATCAGCAACTGGGACGTCCCTATATAAAGGGGGGCGTGGCCTCAGTGCAGCTGCGGATGGTTCAAGAATGAATATTAACATAGTTCCTTATACCCAGGGTAGTACAGATGACTCCAAGAATCTTTTTGCTGATCTTAATCCCTTCCAGATAAAAGGATCTGGCAAGACTTCTGTGCAGAATAACCCTGCTTGGCGTAAAGTTGATCAGTTTCAAAAGCCAAATAATGGTGTTATCTCTGGTCGACCTCCTGTACCTTTAGTGTGGAAGAATCGTCATGCTTGCAATGAGGTTCctataaaaaaggaaaatgatcttgtGGAGAGGCCAAGAAACAATCAAGAAGCTAAGGACTATAGCACATCAGCATCAGCTTCCTCCAGCTGTACTGCATCTGAAAGAATCCATCCTGATGTTCAGAAATTACCAGAAAACTCCTATcataataaaagagataattgTGAAAGAACATCTTCAGTTAGTGGCAATTCATCAAGGGAATCAATTGACAGTCAGTTTGGTGTACTGACATTGGAAGACAGTCCGAGAGTTACTCATCATGAGGAAGAATATCTCAGGGAGGAGCAGGTCCAGAGAAATAAGGGGCTAGATATGCAAAAAGAACATGGAAAGGATGTTGTTGGAATGCATGATCGTAGGAAGTGCACACATGATAGATTTCTGGGGACAAATTTGAAATTAGAATACCCAGAGAGTCCAATGTCACCGGTTGAGTCCTGTGCAGTTCAGGTTGACTTGGGAATGGATGATGTTGGCGAATGTGAAATTCCATGGGAAGATCTAGTAATTGGTGAAAGAATTGGACTAG GTTCATATGGCGAGGTCTACCATGCTGATTGGAACGGCACT GAGGTTGCTGTGAAGAAATTCCTTGACCAGGATTTCTCAGGTGATGCTTTGGATGAATTTAGGAGAGAA GTGCGCATAATGCGTAGATTGCGCCATCCAAATGTTGTTCGTTTCATGGGTGCTGTTACTCGCCCTCCAAACCTCTCTATTGTCACTGAGTTTCTCCCAAG GGGAAGCTTGTATCGAATTATTCATCGTCCTAATTCCCAGATCGATGAGAAGCGTAGAATTAAAATGGCTCTTGATGTg GCAAAAGGTATGAATTGCTTGCATACCAGCATACCAACAATTGTTCACCGTGACTTGAAGTCCCCAAATCTGTTGGTTGATAAGAACTGGAATGTCAAG GTTTGTGATTTTGGGTTGTCACGATTGAAGCACAATACATTTTTGTCATCCAAATCAACTGCTGGAACG CCCGAGTGGATGGCCCCAGAAGTTCTCCGCAATGAACCTTCAAACGAGAA GTGCGATGTATATAGCTTTGGTGTGATCTTATGGGAGCTCGCAACCTTAAGGCTACCATGGAAGGGAATGAACCCAATGCAAGTTGTGGGTGCAGTAGGTTTCCAGAATCGCCGTCTTGAC